In one window of Epinephelus fuscoguttatus linkage group LG20, E.fuscoguttatus.final_Chr_v1 DNA:
- the LOC125880902 gene encoding liprin-alpha-3-like isoform X4 yields the protein MMMCEVMPTISEDGRSGTGGGPSSPAGAGVGGPGGAMGGGGFSGREARGGGDEGGSTGNLESLMVNMLTERERLLENLRETQDSLGTAQLRLRELGHEKESLQRQLSIALPQEFAVLTKELNVCREQLLEREEEIAELKAERNNTRLLLEHLECLVSRHERSLRMTVVKRQAQSPAGVSSEVEVLKALKSLFEHHKALDEKVRERLRVALERVSMLEDQLAASSQERLPNGPSTGLEDSELERQREGEIERQRAELSQLRERLALMCRQVGEIEEQLAAARREVTKSEEANQKLQREVKEALCQREDMEERITTLERRYLSAQREATSLHDIKDKLENELASKESLHRQSEEKNRQLQERLDEAKQKLQQTLQRAETLPEIEAQLAQRVAALNKAEERHGNFEERLRQMEAQLEEKNQELQRARQREKMNDEHNKRLSDTVDKLLSESNERLQLHLKERMAALEEKNALSEELSNMKKIQDDLLANKEQLLAELERIQLELDQLRGRPGSSYSRAGSVSSLPSTLFRRSLPGSASELRYPQGGGSLPSGYGNSSSGVVVRRTHRGRWGGPRDDSNKYGDWDSGSMLGPGYEGGEGGCSDDEDDRETLFGSELLSPSGQTDVQTLAIMLQEQLEAINKEIKLIQEEKESTELRAEEIESRVSSVALDAPPLPPSSLGGRDSVGRGYMTPSITSSTLASPSPPSSGHSTPRLPHSPARETDRQNSKEGEECRALALIDSSPAVPRALRLDRMTHTHPGAGLDDLREFRSLSADGSTTASQDSLHKASKKKSIKSSIGRLFGKKEKGRIGAPGRESASLASTPSDDLGSADPLGLAKLGTGTVEKDRRSKKKHDLLEEACRQGLPFASWDGPTVVTWLELWVGMPAWYVAACRANVKSGAIMANLSDTEIQREIGISNPLHRLKLRLAIQEMVSLTSPSAPASTRSSTSNIWMTHAEMESLTAATKPEQKEFSWDQILAYGDMNHEWVGNEWLPSLGLPQYRSYFMESLVDARMLDHLTKKELRGQLKMVDSFHRVSLHYGIMCLKRLNYDRKELERRRDESQHQNQDVMVWSNERVMCWVQSIGLKEFADNLLESGVHGALLALDDTFDYTDLALLLQIPNQNTQARQLLEKEYNALISMGTERRPDEDGTKTFTRSPSWRKMFREKDLRGVTSDSSETLPANFRASAISTPSVTLRKVQSEVGPRGESGSVRTYSC from the exons GAGTTTGCTGTGTTGACTAAAGAGCTGAACGTTTGCCGGGAGCAGCTtctggagagggaggaggagattGCCGAGCTCAAGGCGGAGAGAAACAACACACGT TTGTTGCTGGAACACCTGGAGTGTCTGGTGTCTCGCCATGAGCGCAGTCTGAGGATGACGGTGGTGAAAAGACAAGCCCAGTCCCCGGCAGGGGTCTCCAGTGAGGTGGAAGTCCTCAAGGCCCTCAAGTCTCtgtttgagcaccacaaggcTCTGGATGAGAAG GTGCGAGAGAGACTGCGTGTGGCCCTCGAGAGGGTGTCCATGTTAGAGGACCAACTTGCCGCATCTTCTCAAGAG CGACTACCCAATGGTCCCTCCACTGGTCTGGAGGATAGCGAACTGGAGAGACAGCGAgaaggagagatagagaggCAGAGAGCTGAACTCTCCCAGCTGAGGGAGAGGCTGGCCCTCATGTGCCGACAG GTTGGGGAAATAGAGGAACAGCTTGCGGCCGCCAGGAGGGAGGTGACGAAGTCAGAGGAGGCCAATCAGAAGCTCCAAAGGGAAGTGAAAGAG GCCCTTTGCCAAAGGGAGGACATGGAGGAAAGGATTACAACACTAGAACGCAG GTACCTCAGCGCCCAGAGGGAGGCGACTTCTCTCCACGATATCAAAGACAAGTTGGAAAATGAGCTGGCCAGCAAGGAATCACTGCACAGACAG agtgAAGAGAAGAACAGACAGTTGCAGGAACGTCTGGATGAAGCCAAGCAGAAGCTGCAGCAGACTCTACAGAGGGCAGAGACGCTGCCTGAGATCGAGGCCCAGCTTGCCCAAAGGGTTGCTGCTCTCAACAAG GCAGAGGAGCGCCATGGAAACTTTGAGGAGCGACTACGGCAAATGGAAGCTCAGCTGGAGGAGAAGAACCAAGAGCTGCAGAGG GCGAGGCAGAGGGAGAAGATGAATGACGAACACAACAAACGGCTCTCAGACACAGTGGACAAGCTTCTGTCTGAGTCTAATGAGAGACTGCAGCTCCACCTCAAAGAGAGGATGGCAGCACTGGAGGAGAAG AACGCTCTGTCAGAGGAGCTGTCCAATATGAAGAAAATCCAGGATGATCTTCTAGCTAATAAG GAACAGCTCCTTGCTGAGCTGGAGCGAATCCAACTGGAGCTGGATCAGCTGAGAGGCAGGCCAGGCTCTTCTTATTCCAG GGCGGGCAGCGTGAGCTCACTTCCATCCACCCTTTTTCGAAGATCTCTTCCAGGGAGCGCCTCGGAGCTGCGGTACCCCCAGGGTGGAGGCTCGCTCCCGTCGGGCTATGGCAACTCCTCCAGTGGGGTGGTGGTCAGGCGGACGCACCGCGGCCGGTGGGGGGGTCCTAGAGACGATAGTAACAAG TATGGAGACTGGGACAGTGGATCTATGCTGGGTCCTGGCTACGAGGGTGGGGAAGGAGGCTGCTCTGACGACGAGGACGACAGAGAGACTCTGTTCGGATCGGAGCTGCTGTCTCCCAGCGGACAGACAGATGTACAGACTTTGGCCATCATGCTACAGGAGCAACTGGAGGCCATTAACAAGGAGATTAA gcTGAttcaggaggagaaggagagcacAGAGCTGAGGGCAGAAGAGATTGAGAGCCGAGTTAGCAGCGTAGCCCTTGATGCCCCACCTCTTCCACCCTCCTCGCTGGGAGGACGGGACAGCGTCGGGAGGGGATACATGACTccctccatcacctcctccaCGTTGGCGTCTCCCTCACCGCCCAGTTCTGGACATTCCACCCCCCGCCTGCCACATTCCCCTGCCAGGGAGACTGACAGACAG AATAGCAAAGAGGGTGAAGAATGCAGAGCACTTGCCCTCATTGACTCCAGCCCTGCTGTTCCGCGAGCCCTACGACTGGACCGaatgacacacactcacccagGAGCAGGCCTCGATGACCTCCGCGAATTTCGCAG TCTCTCTGCTGATGGTTCCACCACTGCGAGTCAGGACTCCCTCCACAAGGCTAGCAAAAAGAAGAGCATCAAGTCGTCCATCGGTCGCCTCTTTGGCAAAAAGGAAAAGGGGAGGATCGGTGCACCTGGGCGCGAATCTGCCTCACTGG CCTCCACACCCTCTGATGACCTGGGCTCAGCTGACCCGTTAGGCCTGGCGAAACTTGGGACCGGAACAGTGGAGAAAGACCGCCGTAGCAAAAAGAA GCACGACCTGTTAGAGGAAGCCTGTCGTCAAGGTCTGCCCTTCGCCTCGTGGGATGGCCCGACTGTTGTTACGTGGCTTGAG CTGTGGGTAGGGATGCCGGCATGGTATGTGGCAGCATGTCGTGCCAACGTGAAGAGCGGCGCCATCATGGCTAACCTGTCGGACACGGAGATCCAGAGGGAAATCGGCATCAGCAACCCTCTACACAGGCTCAAACTCCGCCTGGCCATCCAGGAAATGGTCTCCCTCACTAGTCCGTCTGCACCTGCAAGCACTCGCTCT TCGACCAGTAATATTTGGATGACACATGCTGAGATGGAGTCTCTAACTGCTGCCACCAAGCCA GAGCAGAAGGAGTTCAGCTGGGACCAG ATCCTGGCCTATGGCGACATGAACCACGAGTGGGTGGGAAACGAATGGCTGCCCAGCCTGGGTCTGCCCCAGTATCGCTCCTACTTCATGGAGTCACTGGTGGACGCCCGTATGCTTGATCACCTCACCAAGAAAGAACTGAGGGGCCAGCTGAAGATGGTAGACAGTTTCCACAG GGTGAGTCTTCACTATGGGATCATGTGCTTGAAGCGCTTGAACTATGACAGGAAGgagctggagaggaggagggatgagaGTCAACACCAGAATCAAG ATGTAATGGTGTGGTCCAATGAACGAGTGATGTGTTGGGTGCAGTCTATCGGTCTCAAAGAGTTTGCAGACAACCTATTAGAAAGCGGCGTGCATGGGGCCCTCCTGGCGCTAGATGACACCTTCGACTACACCGACTTGGCCCTCCTCCTCCAGATACCCAATCAGAACACACAG GCGAGGCAGCTCCTAGAGAAGGAGTACAATGCTCTCATCTCCATGGGAACAGAGAGGAGGCCAGATGAG GACGGCACGAAAACATTTACACGGTCACCATCATGGAGGAAGATGTTCCGAGAGAAGGACCTCCGCGGCGTGACCTCCGACTCCTCAGAAACGTTACCTGCCAACTTCCGTGCCTCCGCCATCTCGACCCCCTCCGTCACCCTGAGAAAAGTCCAGAGTGAAG TAGGTCCGAGAGGAGAGTCGGGGTCCGTGAGAACATATTCCTGCTAA